A DNA window from Carassius auratus strain Wakin unplaced genomic scaffold, ASM336829v1 scaf_tig00215316, whole genome shotgun sequence contains the following coding sequences:
- the mtif3 gene encoding translation initiation factor IF-3, mitochondrial, translating to MSLGFLRFVLSQALSPCPLRPVSLVASRLARSPSTLRPACSCHFSTDTEGGSTSVSDFQKETKKSDPRARVTFASVGRKIGQRHIQLLGEDGEELGTMHRADVIRLMDETGLRLVAINDDCDPPLYRLMKGKQIHEEQMKLRDTQKAKKGPVQSKELIFSSDISLHDLDTKLRQVVSWLEKNNHVRLTIRARTDGGTPLDKVLTQMVERISVPVGFVSKPSVVRGGRAAMCVLRLASAKELQKRAETSNKNLKHDSETPASLHNSNDFKQQ from the exons ATGTCTCTGGGATTCCTGAGGTTTGTTTTGAGTCAGGCACTAAGCCCCTGTCCTCTTCGACCCGTCAGCCTGGTTGCCTCACGTCTGGCAAGGAGCCCATCAACCCTCAGGCCAGCATGTTCTTGCCACTTCTCCACAGACACTGAGGGCGGGAGCACCAGTGTGTCCGATTTCCAGAAGGAAACTAAAAAGTCGGACCCGAGAGCACGAGTCACTTTTGCCAGCGTGGGTAGGAAGATTGGCCAGCGTCATATACAGTTATTGGGTGAGGATGGAGAGGAATTGGGTACAATGCACCGTGCTGATGTGATACGACTGATGGACGAAACAGGGCTGCGGCTTGTTGCCATAAATGATGATTGTGATCCTCCATTATACAGACTGATGAAAGGGAAACAGATCCATGAAGAGCAGATGAAACTTCGAGACACACAGAAAGCCAAGAAAG GGCCTGTCCAATCAAAGGAGCTCATTTTTTCCTCCGATATATCCCTTCATGACTTGGACACTAAACTGCGGCAAGTTGTCAGTTGGCTGGAAAAAAACAACCACGTCAGACTCACCATCAGAGCAAGAACTGACGGTGGCACACCACTG GACAAAGTCTTAACACAGATGGTGGAGAGGATATCAGTGCCTGTTGGCTTTGTATCAAAACCTTCGGTGGTTCGTGGTGGTCGTGCTGCCATGTGTGTCCTTCGGCTTGCTTCTGCTAAAGAATTGCAGAAAAGAGCAGAGACTTCGAACAAGAATTTAAAACATGACTCAGAGACCCCAGCATCTCTTCATAACTCAAATGACttcaaacaacaataa